The Candoia aspera isolate rCanAsp1 chromosome 13, rCanAsp1.hap2, whole genome shotgun sequence genome includes the window tcctgccccaggcatgatgacaaaaccaggtttttaaatttttgtggaagtccaagagcgagggggcctgtctcaactctagggggagaatgttccaaagggcaggagctgctgcagagaaggcacacttctgtgaccccaccagatggaacttgctaacagatgggatccgtagcatgctctctctgcatgcctgggtgggatgggtcgatgtgatggaggtgagacagtccctcaggtagcctggccccatgccatgtagagctttaaaggtgataaccaacaccttgaattggacccagaagcaaactggaacccagtgcagctcgcgcagtaaaggtgttacatgtgccacccttggggcaccaagaatttaCCCGCgtggctgtgttctggaccagctgtagcttccagatactcttcaagggtagtcccatgtagagcgcattacagtagtctatgtgggagataaccagagcatgagtgactgcccTGGTATATCTCCCATATATACAAGCCTGAGAAAGTGTAAGGGTTGTATGTCTGTCAGAAGTTCATTATTTAAGCACAAGAAGCACTTCAAATATAGctaaggggtgggggtgggctttTGGCACGTTGGTGCTCAGAGAAACCACCGTGTGCCATGTCTTTATGGCCATGTAAATCATACAGTCATTCGGTCACACTGGCCTTCAGTATATGTTAAGCGTTTGTGCTTTGAGAAgagtgcttttgttttatttttaagaacgCCAGGAGTAATAAAGAAACATTGAAAActcaatattttaaagaattcatTATGTGCTGTGGGAATAAGACTGTGGATACAGCTGGGAGTGATCAATTATTTGTGGATATTACAAGGCCAGccttgcccacccaccccccatccAAAAAAAATCCCCACTGTCAACATTGTATAGTACTTCATCTTTTAAATTATGTCTGAAAGAAGAGACAGGGTGGTATCACTGAATTGTAActcaattttaaaaagtctttaatTTGCCAAGTAAAATTAGAGAGTAATGTAATTgtgtgctctttttttttttgctttgttttagcaGAAATTTAGGTTGCCCAGACTTTGCTGCAAGGTCCCATTGCCCCCAGAAGGCTCCTCTACCCCAGTCTTAAAGCTGCAGTTGATAGTTAGAGCCATAGAGAGAATGGGGGAGTTCCTTTATGGAGACAGAAGCCCCTCCCTCAGAACTTTTCTTCTGATTTTGATCATGCCTTCTCCATGGGCAGGGGTCagttaataacaataacaaccttctggaaggccatggagacctggctcttcccacaagcaATGGACTAGGATGGTGGTTGAGCTGGAAGGTTcttggtctggcacctggggggaagggtagTTCTGTTCtgatcttgtttttattgcttgttgtatgagatgggcagccatataagttctgGAAGTCAATCAATCCTTTTTGCACTATTGATGAACTGCATGTTACCGTAtttatgttttccttcttttcacttTAATGTTCTTATAATTTTGCGATCTGCCAAGTGAACTGCTCATATTGGACAACATAgaagtataataaataatacataaaataaataaaaattaggcaAGAGATCCTAGCTAGGTATTTAGTTTGCTTCTTAGTATATGATCATATTCTTTGTAGAATATGTAGAATCCTAGAGTTGTAGAATCCTAGAATTCATAAAGACCACAGTCCATCAAGAAAACCTCCTATTTTTTAGATATAGCTTAGGAACTAGAGGGGAAATGCTGTTTATTACTAGAGGGGACTGATGACATAGCCAAACCCAGTgattggatttgcacaacatacaGTATCATAGGGCTTGTTTAtatatggcttaacatgatatgCAGACTCAGCCATTGTGGGTGGTAACCATGGCCTATGTCATAAAATGTATGAACCAGTATCATGGGCTGAAACAAATGATGGCTTGATGTATTGAGTGCACCTAGTCACAGTAAGGCAGTTCCTTGTATTCTGAAGTTGTAAATATATTTGGGGTGCATCCTCTTTGACAGAATATCGATGGAAGCTTAGTGAATGGAGTCCGTGCTCAACTACTTGTCGGAATTTGGGAACCCACTTCCAAAAATTTCTATGTGTGAACATGAAAGATCAAAATGTGAATGCTTCATTATGCAAGGACAGTCAAAAGCCAGTTGTAAATGACCAGTCCTGCAATATTCAAGATTGTCCTGCAAGGTATATGCATTCTTCGCTTAGTTCAGATTTGTATGTGTGCTTATATATCTGTAGACATATGTGTATTTTGCAACAAAGGTAGGCAGATTTCAGGTTTCTTTTACTAGGATGCTGAAATCCTCCAACTACAGTCTGATACAAAACATTGAAAGTGAAGAGTCAAAGGACAAGAGTTCCATGTATGAGCCGGGGAACAAAGAGagcacacacaatatatatatttaaatctcTATTTACACTGCATCTTCTTGTCAATAGTTTACTTATTCAGTGGAAGTGCTGAAGACTCAGTAAGCCTGAAGTCACACTTCCATTACAGAAGGAATACACTGAATTTTCATTAATTCCTATTATATGCAGTTTCTAGAAGGGAAagtggatataaatgcaatagCTGTGCTCCCTCCATCACCATTCTTGTCAACACATAAAGGGTGGCTATGGAGAAACACTTGTGGGTTATCTTTCGTGAGACTAGATCAGGCGTTTGGTCTTGATCAGATGGGGCTCTGTTTATATTAGTACACCTAGAAGGAAAATGTAAGAATAATAgctctctccttctgctcttgTTCCCCAGTAGCTGACAAAGGGGTGTAGCCCCTGACCCAAAAAATCATAGTTGATCTTGTCCATCTCAACTAATAACCAAGGAAAATGGAGCCATTGCCCACAGTGTGCCCACTGTTAACTTTACCCATCCCTATAGCTGAAGGCTCAATTACTAACTTGTACAGTATGTTTTTGAAAAATCATTCTTTTTGCTATGATGCAATTCCTTTACTTTTATGGTTAACTTTTcttctgtcctcctcctcctccacctcatTTTCTCCTTCCAGATGGGCAACAACAGCCTGGTCTGAATGCTCTGCTTCATGTGGCCATGGATTTCATCGGCGGAGAATAGTCTGCAAGCAAGTCAAAGCCAACCGCCGTGTCTTAACATTGCCTCCAGGTGCTTGTGCAGACCAAGAGCGTCCTTTGGAACTGAAACCTTGTGTGGGGCATTTTTGTGCAGAATGGATTGTTCATCCATGGGGCCAGGTAATTAATTCATTGATCAATGAATCTGTAATCGCTGCCAGTGGCTATGCATGAGCCCCAGTTGGCTGCATCAAAATTGCCTAATAGGTATGCACAGTTCTCTAATTGCTATCTTAGTCTTCTGCCAAGAGGGTCAGGGTTGTCTGTTATCATCACAACAAACTGATGTAGGTTGTTGAGCATCTTGATAATTTTTGTAGTGCCTCTGTTTTTAGGAATGGTATCTGACACCTGGAAAGCAACTCCCAGTCAGAATAGACTTTCTTGAGTTTGCTGGACCAGTGTTTTATCTACATTCCCAGTATTCCTGTGGACTAAAACTGCTGTTCATATGTCTACTCTATGTGGGATCGAACTGTTAATCAGGGCCGCAAAGTAAGTCAGAACTAAAAAACAAGCAAAGGCAAGTCTGAGGACTGATTACAAGATAGAAAAACACACTAAAGCTCAGAAAGTCCATGTTAGGCTAAGGATTAACTAGAACAGAAAACACTCTTATTTGCTACTCTGTTCAAGAGCTCCAGTGGCCAGCATAGGTAGATGGACTGAATTCAAACCCTAACGACTGTTGGCTCTCTGGCTGAGTACCTCTACACTGTCAAAACTCCCAGAGGTATAAGTAGGTAAGTCCAGGGTTTCTATCTAGAAATAAATCATAAGGGAGAAATTAGATTAATATGAACATTTCTTGACATGTACTCACATGGACAAGGAACCCTGCTATCACTCTCAGTTCAAATAATCTGCATTTTGCATGGGAAAATGTAATGGAAACTGGTCTTTGTCATGGAAGCTGTTTGTTATTTATCGTCTCAGTGCACTGGACGCTGCATAAACCGTGGAGTGGGCTTACAACACCGTCTCATTCAGTGTCAGTCTCAGAATGGATCAGTAGTACTGAACTCACTCTGTGATAGCAAGAAAAGGTACGTCTGCCAAGCATGAGACATGTAGCACTTTTTTCCAGAAGATGTCATGACATTCTTTGACTAGATACTACTGGGAAGATACGGGTCAGTGAACACCACATATCTCTCCTCCCCAACAGTCTCATTAGGCTATTAAATGTGATACTTTATCATGCTTTCCACTACTAAATCATTGGAATAGAACTTACAACTTCAGAGagattttctctcccttcctttctctttgcagAGGAATATCGCAAGTGGAAATGTAAAGAATTTGTAAAGTTTTACATTGGAGCTGGCAAGCGAAACATACAAACTTGTGGTTCTGTTTAGTCAGAATCCTTCTGATAACGTGTCCTGTCTTTTCTGGGCATTTGGCTACAATGCCAGGCCCAAAAACCGTGGCTAGAAATCTCTCCATCTCAGTTTCCCTTGGTTTCTCATTTTTACAAGTTTGATGTACCCCATTTCCACATCAGTTTGAGATTTGGCAAAAAAGCTTGAGTTGACATGGAACTGAGATAAAGGAGAATTATCAGAAAGGCAGCTCTGCACGAACTTCCCAGATCAGGTAAATCTGCTTTCAGGGAGAAGTGGTGGTGCATATGGCAACAGTGTTTAACTGGTGAAGTACACTGATTTAGCATAATCTGAATACAACAGAAGTATGGTAGggaaataaaactgaagaaaatagaaacaagaccaaaaaaaaatattgttgcatGCTGAAGAATAGTAGGGGCATTAGTAAGGGAAttttgggagatgaagtccagacatctcaaagttgctatggttgagaaaaactggtctAGATCCTAAAAGGGAGATTCTCCAGTTATGTCTTTTATTGTTAGTGCAATACTGGAAGTGGACAAGCCTTATGTTGCAACAAGAATCAGGAAAGGAGGAATAATCTCTTGGATTAAGTCTCAGActactgctttttttcctttttctcttctgcaggccATCCATTAGAAGAAACTGTTCTTCAGATAGTTGTGATGTGTATTGGAGAACAGGTCCCTGGCGTCCTTGCCCTGTAGACTGCGGAAGTGGCTTCCAGTCACGACAGGTCAGCTGTGTACATAGGAAAAAGAGGAGATTGGTGGCAGATCAGTTCTGTGCCTGGCAGAAGAGACCGATGACCTGGCAACACTGCAGTGTCACTTCTTGTGAcagtatgtaaaatattttacttccatttctcACCTTGCCAGTTGCTTGTGGCAAATTGCATTTAGGACCTGGTGTGGCGGAACTTTAGCTGTAGAAAGAACCTGATAAACCCATGTTCTCCTAAACAGTTGCTGAGTGACTTAGCCCCAGTTCAGTAAGCagtaaaaagaagaatgaaaaaagccaaagaatgccCAGGTTAGCCCCAGACTGTCCTATGGACTGGATCAATATCCATTAATGTAACTTGTTCATGAATGAGTCTCCAGAGAGTCTGCACATTACTCCACAGTAGTTTTGAAAAAGACACACAAGGCAAAAAGAGAGGATAATTGATGTTTTATCTAGGTCTTACATCTGTGTTTGCCAGACGGGAGATACTGGCCGTAAGACATCAGCATCCAAGCATCATTTATTGCGATGACATAAactttcctgtttcctttttgtcacatttcaatatatttttcagaGGGCGACTGCAAGGACACCACTCACTACTGTACATTTGTAAAGCATCTAAAATTATGCTTAGTAGACCTCTACAAGCAAAGGTGTTGTCAGTCATGTGGAGAAGGTTAGTCTTTTATGGGAAGCGTATGATGCCACAACAAAAAGATCACAAGAAGAGAATTTTCATTCAGTTCAGTCTGTTCTGGAGTAGAATGAAGACTATCAACAAGGAAGACATGGGGTCGCTGAACTGATAATATGAATTCATAGTTTGGacaaaacattttctcttccCGGTTCCTCCTGCACTCCTTAATGCCTTTTACAATAACAAACCTCAACGGTTGTTTTAAATAATCATGATCCACTGATTATACTACTTGAAAGCAcctttcctaacctggtgccctccagatgtgatgaaATTGCAACGCTGACTTTCCGACTAGTGTTATCAAGAAAGCCACCTGCAGCCTTGGAGAACAACTTCTTTAATGAGACAATGAGAATTCATTGGATTTAAGTAATGCTACTGACAGTACAAAGACAATTGAAGATTAGTGAAGACAACCTTTAAAAATATACTGGAATCAGCAATCACTCTGCTTTGCTTGTCACCTTGATTTAATCCACTTTAAGACAATTTTCAAAAAGTATAGAAATAGcgtcatttccccccccccctaccATTGTCTCTACTTTATGTTTTGGCAAAACTACAGTCTCTCTGGAGTCTGATCAAGGCTAGGAGCATGATTAGCCTAGATTGGAAAGTGGATTTGAGGTTTCTATAGTGGAGCTCAGAATTTAAATATCTCAATTTGAATTTGAAGTTTGAgaacttttttcttctgctttgtcAGCAGGGAACTGAGAGCAGATCCCCAGCCAAAAGTGTGTATCGGTCTACACTGCTCTTGAAGAAATCCTCTATTATTTTACAGTCCTTTGAAGTGTGGGGGGGCAGATCTGTTATACTTTGAGAAAGAGATATGTTAAGTATCAGTTAAATTGATTTTCATCCACTTTGATCATTATGCATTTGGAAATATGCCATGCAAGTCAATTCCTAGAATTACTTCAGGTagcttttttctcctttatacATTTTGTGCAAAAACTAATAAAAGTCTTAGTTTTAACtatcaaataatataaattatatgaaatataaatgaatgtgGCTGTATACAATTCTGGCCACCATACGTAAGtgttgaaaaagagagagaaatgagcaACTGAAATGGTTTCAAATGTATCCTTTGAGACTCCTGAAGTTCCTTAGAATAACAGAAAGAAGGGCACAATTGATGTTGATGAAAAtatgcattattaaaaaaaatggattgaacaaaagttttttttagtTCAGTTGTCATAAGATAAACCAGTGAAGTTGATTGACAACAGGCTTAGAATAGACCAAAATATATGCTATGCATGCTTAAGTTATATAATTTTGTGTCTCAAAATGAAGTGAAAGCCATGTAACTCAAAACATCTTGGATGGCTAGGGAAGATATCTTCTTGATTGGGAAATGATATAAAAATGGATTAAACCATAGAGATAGGAGCTGCCTTGTAGCAAGTCAAGCCATTGGTCTAACTCCTAATTGGCGGCAGCATTCCAGTTTTTTTAAATAGGAGTTTTCCTAGCCTTACCTGGAGATGCTGGGGTCAAACCTGGAATCTTCAGCTTACAAAGCATTGATCCATCGTAACCTGTGGCTCTTAAGATTAACAGAGTCTGTTGTTTATCAATGGCTATTAGTTCTGAAAGCAGTGTGGAAACTCCATTTTCAGACAATCTGCCTCCAAATGTCAGATATCACAGGCAAGCAAAACAGGTGTGATCTTCATGCCCTGCTTGTATGTTTTCCAGGGTTATTTAACTGACTACTGTTTAGAAACTATGCAAGACTACCTGAAACTTTGGCCTTATCCATTGAGTCAAGAATATTCTTTACTGTTCTtacctttttgtttttcatttgtaaCTCTTGAGTTCTTGCATAAACTTCAAAAGTCATGTTTTCTTGAACTGAACCCTCTGACAAAGGGCAGAAAAGTAACACCTGAGGTTTTTGTTTCTGTCCCAAATGTATTTCAAAAGATAACCAAATCATGGCTTAGCCTTACTGACAGTTAACTAGTACTACTGTATAAAAGGTGTTTAATGAGGAAACTGTATCCTTGGCTGATGACAGAAAACAATCAATCATAGCCTGTAATATacttttgtatatatttattaccTGATTTAAAAGTGCAATATTTTTGTATAGTGtgtaataaatattttggatCCTATTTTTTCTTATTACTAAAACTtactattgttttcttttgtgtttaatatttgaaaataatgagCTGCTAGCATTTAATGCACTAACCCATTTGGACATGTAAATATTAATTTGGTGCTGTAGGTATTAAGCGATGTGCAATCCATGTATGCTTCAGTCCAATATAATAACATTTCAAAAGAGTTCATTCCATAGCATTCAGGAACTTATCTCTATCTATTTGATGACAAAAAACATAAATACACTACCATTTCAGAGCAAATGGGCTTCTGCACCCTTAGTCTAGCTACAatcttaaaaagtattttaagaaaCGGAAAATGTAATGTGACATAGAAGTATTTAATTAGATTTTTGGAGCAATAACATTTACGTAGgacaaggaataaaataaatggataCTAATCTTAGTCTGTCTGTGGGAGTGACATGAAGCAAACATTCCCAGACATTCAGATGGTTTCCTGCCCTCTTTTGGATGATTTATTTTTGCTCTTTTGACACCATTCGTTTATCGATCTCAGTCTCTGACTTTGATGACTTGCAGATAGAGTAGAAGGATTACATGGTGCTTCAACTATAAAATGATTTTCTTAAATTAATGAGTACAAAATAACACAGTAAATTCAATCTATCATATTGAAGTAGAAACACTCACTGGAACAAATTCCATCCATTTAGGACTGATCAAACTGAGGatttcattaataaaaacatgaaGGCTGAAATAATGATCTGAAATGCAGATTTATCATTCTCCAATGTtatcttgcctttctttttccccaataAGAAACTGAGTCCAATTTCAAAAAAGCTTCCCAGCCTGTCTAACTGAGGCCATATGTATACTTCTGATTCTATAAATCTTTACTGGGGAGTTAGCTCAGCCGGATTCAGCAGGAAATGTTCCTAAAGGAATAGGCTTTGAAAGCACATCCCCCTTAAATTGGTTTGAAGGGCAGATAGCTGTTGAGGCTCCCTGCTCAGAGAGGCAGAATACCTGAAAGACCAGCAGAATGAATATGCTGCAGGAAGCCCACAATATCACAGTATTCTGGGATTTTTTCTTAAGAGAACAGTAATTTTGctaacaaatctttattattgtGGATAGCTATGAGGTCAGGGTGTTACCTGACTTCTTCGAAACCTCAAAGACCTGGTACACAGAATTTGGTTAAAAAGTAGTAATTAGGGATAATTCCTAATCGTCAGAACTGCTGGGTGGACTTCTGGGTGGGATTTGAGGTTTGCCTCAAATTTCAGGCAAGCACAGATATGCATATCAGTGGCAAGTTAAGTGTCATTTATAATCTAATAAGGCTGATAAACAGCTAGTTCTGAAGTCACtcaaaatattgttaaaatactTTCATTCTATTCAAGGTGTTATGGGCTATTTGCAGCAGTAAACATAATCACCTGTAGGCTCCTACAGTATTGATCTTCCTAGATGCTAATCTCTCTCTATGACCCATGCTCAACTCTAGCCCACTTCTGTGACCAAACATTCTTGAAGATGAGATGCCAGAAATTAACCTGGAAAACTGTATGTGTAAGTAATGATCCCTTTCTGGATCTAGCTTGAGAAAATAGATTGGAAAAAAATTGGTAACCACAGACAAAGCAGAATTACATTCAAATCATACCATACAGTGTACAGTAGAAATGTTTGCTGTATATTAAATTGTCAGGTTATTGCTAAACAGACAGTTTGGTTAAGGATTAAGTTATTTTAACAAACAACTGAAGAAAAAAGATCCCACAGAAATACTGCTTTATCTTTTACTAATGAAAGTTTCCATCACCATTATTATAAAGATTTCAATTTTCATATCCCCAAAAATCTTACAATCACTGTGCTTATTTTAATGTTTAGAGCAACTGTAATAGTCTGCCCAGGGCATGATATTGTTCAGCACTGTGCAGAGTAAATAAGTAGAACTTACGATACAACTGATATTTCTTTTGGAACATGATTACCATTTGGATGGACAACCTTACTGACATCTGGTGTGACCTTGCGGAAGAATTTGTGACCATGAGAATCAGTGCTGACAAAGACATATCCTGGAGGAGATGGGTAAGTTGCTGGACAGATCTCTTTCTTCTTTGGAGCATAGTCCATGCGGTACATGGTTTCATCCTCGAAACGTGCTGAACAAGACAAAGCTACATTTGGAGGTCTGCAGCTCTGCGTTGGGATTAGACTGTGTGGTGTATAGTGAGCTCGGAAGGTGGTGATATCATCAAATTTAGCAGAGGACTTTGGCAtttcctggttttttttaatcatttccgGTCGATGGATATCCCAAGCTTGAAAGGCATCCCTCATCGTTGTGTTTCCTTGGAAGGGAGGAttatttcttttgctcttttctAGTGGTTTCATGAGGACAACTGGACTGATGTCATGAGGAGTATAATCAAGATGGGATGTGGAATTAAAATCCATGCCACCTGTGGGTGGAACATACTCCTTTGCTTTACGAAGTTCAGGTAAGGAAACTGTCCACTGCTGAAAACGATCACTGAATTCTGTGATTCCATCAAAATGGGCCTTCGTTTCTATTTTAGCAGGCTCAGGCTTGAAGCTTTTTGGAAGATCACCAGCAAGCCCCCTAAAATCACACCGGTGGGTTGTAATATTTTCAAGGGGCTGACTACTTGGCCTATATTGTTCTTTCGGCTTTTTCCATTTGGGTTCTAGCTGATGAGGAACATAATCACTGCGGTGACTTGTGTCACTGATAAAAGGTTGGTCTGAAAGCATGCTTGCATCAGGAGGTTTTAAGGCTTTCTGGAGGGCAAATTCCCTTGGAATAAATGCATCTTGAAAGGTAGTGGCGTTTCCAAACTTTTCAGTGGGAGGATGGTAGATGTTCTCCATTTTATAGGGCTCCCTTCTTGGTATTTCCCAGGCTTTAAAATCAGCTTTAAGATCAAAAACAAGAATTATTACCTTTTTGACAGAGGTTGCTATTCTTCCCATATTCCTCACCTAAAAGTAGGCCCGTGATGAGCTTATATAAGGTGAATGGCCAATGTGCCGAACTAGATGGTTCTGCAAGAACTTACACATACATACTTGATTGCTTCCACCTATTTTGACCATTATAACATCTAAATAAGGTAATATTCACACAATGTCATTTGCCCTTAAATGACCTTGCTTAATAAATCCTGAGAATTATAATATTGTGCAAATGTTATGTGAGGATTGTCTGAAACGTCTCGCTTCCCTAAAATACACTTAACTAGGTCCTAGCATTTATTAAGAGGACAAGTTTATCAGATCAGTTTAAACCATTTTAGATCCTCACAGGGCAGTAAAACTTACTGAACTTGTTAGACGTTATGTTTGAGAAGCATGTTTGAGAGAACATGCTTCAGTTTATCAGCAATATAGTTTTCTAGTGGTTTCAGGAGGACAACTAAACTAGGTTTTGGTTTCAGAGCCTAATGATGACCTTGAATTACAGCGTGCTCTTAATAAGAGAGCCTGCTGCTGATTAGATGTCTTCCAATTACAGGAAAATTGTCAGGATGGCATTGCAACAACCAAGTCAGCATTTGCCTCTCCAGTGTAGCAATCTGACACCTCACCATCCTGGCAATTGTTTCCATTTGTAAAAGTAATTGGCATTATTACCTTGGTAAGTTGGAATGGCATTCAGTTTGCTTTTAGCAACGTATTTCTTTTCTGCAGGTCTTACTAATATTACTGGTTCTATTTTGTGAGGATTGTAATCGCTTCTGTACGTGGTTGCCATGTCAATTTCTCCAGCAATGGGTTTGTATTCCTCTTGTACCCGAATGGGCCGATATGTTATATCATATGGAAGGTAATCAGATCTGGTGGGAGGACAGGAAAAAACTCTGAGAAAGAGACCATAACTGCAGCACTTAGTCATTTAATCAGTGACTAGTTAAAATCTTTGGATTGATTAAAATTGTGGCTCTAATTAAAATTGTGGCAGACTGGGGAGAGAAAGCCAGTTAATTATTTCTAATGCAAACACCTACAAAACATAAGGTTGGTAAGCCTGATTctattcttctccctccctccctctcccttcaagtcagtgttgactcctggcaactgtctggacaagtccctgcagctttcttggcaaggtttttcagcagtggtttgtcattgcctgcttcctagggctgagcaagagggactggcccaaggtcacccagctggctttgtgcctaaagcaagactagaactcagagtctcctggtttctagcccgttgccttaacccctacaccaaactggcttcctcTTCTCTCTTACACAAAGCAAAGTATTCTTAAGAAATGCATTAACATTAAAGCATcactgtccttttctttttcttgtagaaTTATTCCTTTATTCACATGCAATGTTTGCAAATTTTATCTGTCCATAAAATGCTGTGGTGATCTCTTTATTCAGACAATAGGTCTATCAAATGTTGGCCATGTAATGATTTTGATTAAAACTATATCACAGGCTTACCTCAAAACAAATCTCAGTAAGCtatccttctctctcttcccccatctccctcCTCACTCTGATTTCCTTGGAGTTCCAATTTCTAATATTGTGCAATATTTACTTGAAAGTGGTGAGGCTTTCCATTTTCCCTCCATGGCTCCGATATTCCTGCTTGGGCCTGAGGCTCTTGGAAGGAGGGACATTGTGGTATAAAGGATATTTTTCTGTGTATTCGGTCATGAGGCTTGACAGTCTTCCATGGTCATAAATCCTTGTAGGATTATGAGGACAACGATGACGTCTGGGATTGAAGAACAGccagaaaataaaaagataaattaaGACCATAATCAAAGATAATGCAACTAACCAAGATCTAGAGATAGTGATTACTTCTTGAAATAGTAAAGGTAGCACTGTTAACATTGTGTAAA containing:
- the SAXO2 gene encoding stabilizer of axonemal microtubules 2, whose translation is MTEYTEKYPLYHNVPPSKSLRPKQEYRSHGGKMESLTTFKSDYLPYDITYRPIRVQEEYKPIAGEIDMATTYRSDYNPHKIEPVILVRPAEKKYVAKSKLNAIPTYQADFKAWEIPRREPYKMENIYHPPTEKFGNATTFQDAFIPREFALQKALKPPDASMLSDQPFISDTSHRSDYVPHQLEPKWKKPKEQYRPSSQPLENITTHRCDFRGLAGDLPKSFKPEPAKIETKAHFDGITEFSDRFQQWTVSLPELRKAKEYVPPTGGMDFNSTSHLDYTPHDISPVVLMKPLEKSKRNNPPFQGNTTMRDAFQAWDIHRPEMIKKNQEMPKSSAKFDDITTFRAHYTPHSLIPTQSCRPPNVALSCSARFEDETMYRMDYAPKKKEICPATYPSPPGYVFVSTDSHGHKFFRKVTPDVSKVVHPNGNHVPKEISVVS